Proteins encoded together in one candidate division KSB1 bacterium window:
- a CDS encoding N-acetyltransferase, protein MLRLATPADAQQMLGIYAPIVHETAATFEYVVPTLDEFRDRIIKGLTVAPWLVDDRDGELISYAYGGLFRSRAAYQWTIETTVEVKDGYRRGGHGKAIYRTLINLLRAQGYCTAVAVIEIRNLPSIEFHKRLGFTHVGTFRRSGYKLAEWQDSSWWQLLLREDRVPAPVLSMDAFTRSPEFAAVINGFS, encoded by the coding sequence ATGCTCCGTCTCGCCACTCCTGCCGACGCGCAACAAATGCTGGGCATCTACGCTCCGATTGTTCACGAGACCGCCGCGACCTTTGAATATGTCGTCCCCACTCTCGACGAGTTCCGCGACCGGATTATCAAAGGTCTGACCGTGGCTCCGTGGCTGGTGGATGATCGCGACGGCGAGCTCATCAGCTATGCCTACGGCGGGCTGTTCCGCTCCCGCGCCGCCTACCAGTGGACCATCGAGACCACGGTCGAGGTCAAGGACGGCTATCGGCGCGGCGGCCACGGCAAGGCAATCTATCGGACCCTCATCAACCTCCTCCGCGCACAGGGCTACTGTACCGCCGTGGCGGTGATTGAGATTCGCAATCTCCCCAGCATCGAATTTCACAAGCGCCTCGGCTTCACGCACGTCGGCACGTTCCGGCGTTCCGGATATAAACTCGCGGAGTGGCAGGACTCCAGCTGGTGGCAGCTCCTGCTCCGTGAGGATCGCGTCCCGGCGCCGGTGCTGTCGATGGATGCCTTCACCCGTTCGCCCGAGTTTGCCGCGGTCATCAACGGCTTCTCATAA
- the alr gene encoding alanine racemase, whose amino-acid sequence MNHSSISLSEVIADDGNRLYRPTFARISTAALEHNFRAFRALAPRSKLLAVVKADAYGHGLLRCAQLFAELGADCFGVGFVEEGIALRRAGIRLPVLVLGGIVGSQIALFIEYDLDLTASSVFKLEAIELAARESGNRARVQLKLDTGMNRIGQNWRTAEQLFVAAKRSSHIELTGLYSHLATAEADDPAFARLQLERFRQVIELADAHGIRPELIHIANSAGAIRFPASHYSLIRPGLGLYGQHGSESLQPLLPLVPALSLVSQIVYLKRVRAGEGVSYGHLWHAPCDSWVATVPVGYGDGFPRSLTGKSQVLIGGRRYPIVGAICMDQFMVNLGEDRYPVGAEVVVWGKQLEAEIPLWELCRHGGFIPYELPIYLTGRVPRVFV is encoded by the coding sequence TTGAACCATTCCTCCATCTCCCTTTCCGAGGTCATCGCGGACGACGGCAACCGCCTCTACCGCCCGACCTTTGCGCGCATTTCGACCGCCGCGCTCGAACACAACTTCCGCGCGTTTCGTGCGCTCGCTCCGCGCTCGAAACTGCTGGCCGTGGTCAAAGCCGACGCGTATGGCCACGGTCTCTTACGCTGCGCTCAGCTCTTTGCCGAACTCGGCGCGGATTGCTTCGGCGTCGGCTTCGTCGAGGAGGGCATCGCCCTGCGTCGCGCCGGCATTCGGCTGCCCGTGCTGGTGCTCGGCGGTATCGTCGGCAGTCAGATCGCGCTGTTCATCGAATACGACCTCGATCTGACCGCCAGTTCTGTGTTCAAGCTCGAGGCCATCGAGCTCGCGGCCCGCGAGTCCGGGAACCGCGCGCGTGTGCAGCTCAAGCTCGACACGGGCATGAACCGCATCGGTCAGAACTGGCGGACGGCGGAGCAGTTGTTTGTGGCAGCGAAGAGAAGTTCGCACATCGAGCTCACCGGTCTCTATTCGCATTTGGCCACCGCCGAAGCGGACGATCCCGCCTTCGCCCGCTTGCAGCTGGAGCGCTTTCGCCAGGTCATCGAGCTGGCCGACGCGCACGGCATTCGGCCGGAACTCATTCACATTGCCAATTCCGCGGGTGCGATCCGCTTTCCCGCGTCGCACTATTCGCTGATCCGCCCCGGTCTCGGGCTGTACGGCCAGCACGGCAGTGAATCGCTGCAGCCGCTCCTGCCGCTGGTGCCCGCCCTTTCGCTGGTGAGCCAGATCGTTTACCTGAAGCGCGTTCGCGCCGGCGAGGGCGTGAGCTACGGTCACCTCTGGCACGCGCCGTGCGATTCGTGGGTTGCCACAGTCCCCGTCGGTTACGGCGACGGCTTCCCGCGCAGTTTGACCGGAAAGTCGCAAGTCCTGATTGGCGGCCGGCGTTACCCGATCGTCGGTGCCATCTGCATGGATCAGTTCATGGTCAACCTCGGCGAGGACCGCTATCCGGTCGGCGCGGAGGTTGTCGTCTGGGGCAAACAACTCGAAGCCGAAATCCCGCTCTGGGAGCTCTGTCGTCATGGCGGCTTCATTCCCTACGAACTCCCCATCTACCTGACCGGCCGCGTCCCCCGCGTCTTCGTCTGA
- the lysS gene encoding lysine--tRNA ligase — MSLDDLNEILRQRRDKVADFRARGVEPYPYSFARDTPLADLLADFDAKLESAEGEGRKFAVAGRILTMRIMGKAAFCHLRDERGEMQIYVQRDRVGAEAYAIFKQLDLGDFVGFHGTAFRTRTNEPSLRAASFELLSKSLRPLPVVKEREGEVYDAFTDKEARYRQRYVDLAVNPEVRSIFRVRARIITAMRSFLDERGYLEVETPVLQPLYGGALAKPFTTFYNALDRNFFLRIADELYLKRLLVGGFERVYEISKDFRNEGMDRYHNPEFTMLEFYQAYADFNEIMDLAEALFRFVVRAAHSGPPPVSGGIEGGAESIPVTYQGQTIDFGKPFRRVRFYDLLTELTGQDLLGIELSQLVAIAKHHHIEVTKDMGEGKILDELMKTHVRPTLIEPTMIYDYPLSLSPLAKQHRDDPRLVERFQPFALGFELGNAFSELNDPLDQRARFEAQRALKEAGDEETQPVDEDFLRALEYGMPPTGGMGIGVDRLTMLLTDQTSIREVILFPQMRS, encoded by the coding sequence ATGTCTCTCGACGATCTCAACGAAATCCTCCGCCAGCGCCGCGACAAAGTCGCCGACTTCCGCGCGCGCGGCGTTGAACCCTACCCTTACTCATTCGCCAGGGACACGCCGCTCGCCGACCTGCTCGCGGACTTTGACGCGAAACTGGAATCCGCCGAGGGCGAAGGCCGCAAGTTCGCCGTCGCCGGCCGCATTCTGACCATGCGCATCATGGGCAAGGCCGCATTTTGTCATCTGCGCGATGAACGCGGCGAAATGCAAATCTATGTCCAGCGCGATCGCGTCGGCGCGGAAGCGTATGCCATTTTCAAGCAGCTCGATCTCGGCGACTTCGTGGGCTTCCATGGCACCGCCTTCCGCACGCGCACGAATGAACCCTCGCTGCGCGCGGCGTCCTTCGAGTTGTTGTCGAAAAGTTTGCGGCCACTGCCGGTGGTCAAGGAGCGTGAGGGCGAGGTCTATGACGCCTTCACGGACAAGGAAGCGCGCTATCGCCAGCGTTACGTTGATCTCGCCGTGAATCCCGAAGTCCGCTCGATCTTCAGAGTGCGCGCGCGGATCATCACCGCGATGCGCAGCTTCCTCGATGAGCGCGGCTATCTCGAAGTCGAGACTCCGGTGTTACAGCCGCTTTACGGCGGCGCGCTCGCCAAGCCGTTCACCACGTTCTACAATGCGCTCGACCGCAACTTCTTTCTGCGCATTGCCGACGAACTTTATCTGAAGCGACTGCTCGTCGGCGGTTTCGAGCGCGTGTATGAAATCAGTAAGGACTTCCGCAACGAGGGCATGGACCGCTACCACAATCCCGAGTTCACCATGCTCGAGTTCTATCAGGCCTATGCGGATTTCAACGAGATCATGGACCTCGCCGAAGCACTCTTTCGCTTCGTCGTGCGTGCCGCGCATTCGGGTCCCCCCCCAGTTTCTGGGGGGATTGAAGGGGGGGCGGAGAGCATCCCCGTCACTTACCAAGGCCAGACCATCGACTTCGGAAAACCCTTCCGCCGCGTCCGCTTCTACGATTTGCTGACGGAGCTCACCGGTCAGGATCTGCTCGGTATCGAGCTTTCACAACTCGTAGCGATTGCGAAACATCATCACATCGAAGTCACGAAGGACATGGGGGAGGGCAAGATCCTCGATGAGCTGATGAAGACACACGTTCGCCCGACGCTGATCGAGCCGACAATGATCTATGATTATCCGCTGTCACTCTCCCCGCTGGCGAAGCAGCATCGCGACGATCCGCGCCTCGTCGAGCGCTTTCAGCCGTTCGCGCTCGGCTTCGAGTTGGGCAATGCCTTCAGCGAGTTGAATGATCCCCTCGATCAGCGCGCGCGCTTCGAAGCTCAGCGCGCCTTGAAAGAGGCCGGTGACGAAGAGACGCAGCCCGTTGACGAGGATTTTCTCCGCGCCTTAGAGTACGGCATGCCCCCCACCGGCGGCATGGGCATCGGCGTGGACAGGCTAACCATGCTACTCACCGATCAAACCTCCATCCGCGAAGTCATCCTCTTTCCGCAAATGAGATCTTAG
- a CDS encoding S8 family serine peptidase, whose translation MRRIFVPIFMLSLATALTAIAKPLDLIRPGEPYYDCRPAQVLVKFHKELTGSAISDLAAQIGGKPEYHSALLDFYRITLPAAASVSDAVKFFRSQPTVEWANFNYIAQAFYTPNDPFYSYQWHYTRIGMEQAWDITRGSADIIVADADQGWQFDHADFAGVQTVSPYDFVDNDNDPSAPNLVDSHGMHTAGTILAATNNSIGVAGVAPLCRLQPLRVLGDNGSGEMGWIADGIAWAGTHGAHVLNLSLGFPIQNNEPPVDPGPPLSTAVSQATNAGVVICASSGNDGADYVSYPAAYEQCIAVGSTGFDDAIAPYSNRGTALDVTAPGGNTEQDLNQDGYVDGVLSTLRNEQGDYYGFWQGTSMAAPHVSGLAALLRAHGLAANQVRQALQTTAVDLGAAGRDNVFGHGRINALAALQYQGGGGNEITLLNEPFENFPLTDWIAQQDEAQGVGWQVLSGGAPDCNYGPHGGSDAVWHDDEQVGGHQDDWLITPLLAIPAGATDVSFTFWERNCYVTAQYYEYHGVLWSADGTNWTEIVELSTAASDWHQIEIDATALAGQSIRFGWHYTGTYATEWFLDDVLVTAQTSGAAGDRSAAAPSRFTLADPYPNPFNNSTQIPFELSTASRVELSIYNLLGQEVARLTDGGVLSAGAHAITWDAAGVTSGIYLLQMKAGGTVETRKVVLLK comes from the coding sequence GTGAGAAGAATCTTCGTTCCAATTTTCATGCTATCCCTCGCGACCGCCTTGACGGCGATTGCCAAGCCGCTGGATTTGATTCGTCCCGGCGAACCCTATTACGATTGCCGTCCCGCTCAGGTGCTGGTCAAGTTCCACAAGGAGCTGACTGGCTCGGCGATCTCCGACCTCGCGGCACAAATCGGTGGCAAGCCGGAGTATCATTCCGCACTGCTTGACTTCTATCGCATCACCCTACCCGCTGCGGCCAGTGTCAGCGACGCCGTGAAGTTCTTCCGTTCACAGCCGACCGTCGAGTGGGCGAATTTCAATTACATCGCGCAGGCATTTTACACGCCCAACGACCCGTTCTACTCGTATCAGTGGCACTACACGCGCATCGGCATGGAGCAGGCGTGGGACATTACGCGCGGCTCCGCCGACATCATCGTCGCTGACGCCGATCAGGGCTGGCAGTTCGATCATGCGGACTTTGCCGGCGTTCAGACCGTCAGCCCGTACGATTTCGTCGATAACGATAACGATCCGTCGGCTCCTAATCTTGTGGACTCACACGGCATGCACACCGCCGGGACCATTCTCGCGGCCACCAATAACAGTATCGGCGTCGCCGGTGTCGCTCCGCTTTGCAGACTCCAGCCGTTACGCGTGTTGGGCGACAACGGCTCGGGTGAGATGGGCTGGATCGCCGACGGAATCGCCTGGGCCGGTACGCATGGCGCGCATGTACTGAATCTGTCACTTGGTTTTCCGATTCAGAACAACGAACCGCCGGTCGATCCGGGTCCGCCGCTCAGTACGGCGGTTTCACAGGCGACAAATGCCGGTGTGGTGATCTGTGCCTCGTCCGGCAATGACGGCGCGGACTACGTTTCTTATCCGGCCGCTTACGAGCAGTGCATCGCCGTGGGCTCGACGGGTTTTGACGATGCCATCGCGCCCTATTCCAATCGCGGCACCGCCCTCGATGTCACGGCCCCCGGCGGCAACACCGAGCAGGATTTGAATCAGGACGGCTACGTGGACGGCGTGCTCTCCACGCTGCGCAATGAGCAGGGTGATTACTACGGTTTCTGGCAAGGCACGTCCATGGCCGCGCCGCATGTCTCCGGGTTGGCGGCGCTGTTGCGTGCGCATGGCCTGGCGGCGAATCAGGTTCGTCAAGCGTTGCAGACCACGGCGGTGGACTTGGGTGCTGCCGGGCGTGACAACGTATTCGGTCACGGTCGTATCAATGCGCTCGCAGCTTTGCAATATCAGGGCGGCGGCGGGAACGAGATCACGCTGTTGAATGAGCCCTTCGAGAACTTCCCGCTCACCGACTGGATCGCGCAGCAAGACGAAGCGCAAGGCGTCGGCTGGCAGGTGCTGTCCGGCGGTGCTCCGGATTGCAACTATGGCCCGCACGGTGGCTCAGATGCCGTCTGGCATGACGACGAGCAGGTCGGCGGACATCAGGATGATTGGCTGATTACTCCGCTGCTCGCGATTCCCGCCGGCGCCACCGATGTTTCGTTCACATTCTGGGAGCGGAACTGCTACGTCACCGCGCAGTACTACGAATATCACGGCGTGCTCTGGTCAGCGGACGGCACGAATTGGACGGAGATCGTGGAGTTGAGCACCGCGGCTTCGGACTGGCACCAGATCGAGATCGATGCCACGGCCCTCGCCGGTCAGAGCATTCGGTTCGGCTGGCACTATACGGGCACCTACGCCACCGAGTGGTTCCTCGACGATGTGCTGGTCACGGCGCAGACGTCGGGTGCCGCCGGCGATCGCTCCGCCGCCGCTCCGTCGCGGTTCACACTGGCGGATCCGTACCCGAATCCATTCAACAATTCGACGCAGATTCCGTTTGAGCTTTCCACCGCTTCGCGCGTCGAGCTGTCGATCTACAACCTGCTCGGTCAAGAAGTCGCGAGGCTCACCGACGGCGGCGTGCTGTCCGCGGGTGCGCACGCGATCACCTGGGATGCCGCCGGCGTCACCAGCGGCATCTACCTCTTGCAGATGAAGGCCGGCGGCACGGTCGAAACGCGCAAAGTCGTTCTGCTGAAGTAG
- a CDS encoding ABC transporter permease, producing the protein MTSSFFIALRYLRSRSHGGFISLITYLSVGGVTLGVAALIIVLSVMNGFETEVRARILGADAHLRLTTYDNKGVPAWREAAQIARALEHITGVSPYIYEKGMVRLGDQADGVMIRGVDLASLNTVSDISRHVISGQLTLARDGIPGLVLGRFLAERIGADVGDTVVVFSPAGMTTTFSAPAVKQFVLTGIFQTGLFEFDDLLGYIDLGIAQQLFLRGDKVDGLEIKLDDMWQAEAVKYQLEDKFSDPFYAQTWFELRRTLFSWMKIEKWMWTIILSLVILVAAFNILSTLIMVAMEKRRDIGILKAMGARDRDIARIFSAQGLIVGIFGSLLGVTIGFLVCLGQLHYKWIALPSDIYFLEALPIEMKALDFLIVTVIAIALSYVGAVYPAKRAAQLTPVDAIREG; encoded by the coding sequence TTGACATCCAGCTTCTTCATCGCTCTGCGTTACCTGCGTTCCCGCTCCCACGGTGGGTTCATCTCGCTCATCACCTATCTGTCCGTGGGCGGTGTGACGCTGGGCGTGGCCGCGCTGATTATCGTGCTCTCCGTGATGAACGGCTTCGAGACCGAAGTCCGCGCGCGCATTCTCGGCGCCGACGCGCATCTGCGGCTCACGACCTACGATAACAAGGGAGTTCCCGCGTGGCGGGAAGCGGCGCAGATCGCGCGCGCGCTCGAGCACATCACGGGCGTCTCGCCGTATATCTATGAAAAGGGGATGGTCCGCCTCGGTGATCAGGCCGACGGTGTGATGATTCGCGGCGTCGATCTCGCGAGTCTGAACACCGTGAGCGATATTTCGCGGCACGTGATTTCCGGTCAGCTGACACTCGCGCGCGACGGCATCCCCGGACTCGTGCTCGGCCGGTTTCTCGCCGAGCGCATCGGCGCGGACGTCGGCGACACGGTCGTGGTCTTTTCGCCGGCGGGCATGACGACCACGTTCTCCGCGCCCGCGGTCAAACAGTTCGTCCTGACGGGGATCTTTCAGACCGGCCTCTTTGAGTTCGACGATTTGCTCGGCTACATCGATCTCGGCATCGCGCAACAGCTGTTCCTGCGCGGCGACAAGGTGGACGGTCTCGAAATCAAGCTCGACGACATGTGGCAGGCTGAGGCGGTCAAGTACCAGCTCGAAGATAAGTTCAGCGATCCGTTCTATGCTCAAACCTGGTTTGAGCTGCGGCGCACGCTTTTTTCGTGGATGAAGATCGAAAAGTGGATGTGGACGATCATTCTCTCGCTGGTGATTCTCGTCGCCGCCTTCAATATACTCTCGACGCTCATCATGGTCGCGATGGAGAAGCGCCGCGACATCGGCATTCTGAAAGCGATGGGCGCGCGCGACCGCGATATCGCCCGTATTTTCAGCGCGCAGGGTCTGATCGTCGGGATTTTCGGCAGCCTGCTCGGCGTAACCATCGGGTTTCTGGTGTGTCTCGGCCAGTTGCATTACAAGTGGATCGCGCTACCCTCTGACATCTACTTCCTCGAAGCGCTGCCCATCGAAATGAAAGCGCTCGATTTCCTGATCGTCACCGTCATCGCCATCGCCCTCTCCTACGTCGGCGCGGTTTACCCCGCCAAGCGCGCCGCACAGCTCACGCCCGTTGACGCCATCCGTGAAGGCTAA
- a CDS encoding carbohydrate binding family 9 domain-containing protein, protein MCVSTCTAGTLNITPQTGLQIDGVLESAWLRCGVADRFIQRNPTEDAPPSFPTRVYAAYDKDALYFGYLCLDARPDSISGRITRRDNSARSDFVDLYIDTFHDRRNCYFFTLTAAGVQSEGTVSNDNYFDAAWDCIWQSAVGRTDSGWVAEIRIPFQSIRHGGPRADGWGLNFARVIERKHEGSFWQRVERSRDFRVSEMGTLSGLANIAPSNHVEFLPHVVGRWDAAAIPPGTESSGNWHSQNEWENLGLYAKLVPAAAWTVDLAYQPDFAQVDIDNEVINLSDYPVYLQEKRPFFLEAKELFDTAPIQLLYTRRIADPDYGGRLNGHAGRCKLSILAGQNRSAGGVLQDAAAARALWDVGKLSNIGLTATHLSEPGFHANAVEAETRYKWTADNSVNVSGAYVDRRGDNTEPFMLQYRQSLGHRYVNSYVSSFYRGPDFAINDLGWSSYSNVFQQTLWIGREYYPKHFFLESIGFDLSTFHNALTNGKFDQGEANLGFYQKTRGQNWLGFGASVGKYTRRKYDDAGSSHDNFGNFDINVHPGNGQWLWFDSDNRRPVELHVYTGHNTFREGKAYDINANIVAKPRGNLEATLASNFSRFIDVIDIRDGALTDYHIWRLNARWSPTLDMSFRATVQFLNDSDLLLTNLLYAWNWRPGSWCYLVYDEADRTVRPLTYDTPGARTLRAKITYFFTVG, encoded by the coding sequence GTGTGCGTCTCAACTTGCACGGCCGGGACACTGAACATCACCCCTCAAACCGGACTGCAAATCGACGGCGTGCTCGAATCCGCGTGGCTCCGGTGCGGCGTCGCCGACCGCTTTATCCAGCGCAATCCGACGGAAGATGCGCCGCCCTCGTTTCCCACTCGCGTCTATGCCGCGTATGACAAGGACGCCCTGTATTTCGGCTATCTTTGCCTCGATGCCCGTCCCGACAGCATCAGCGGCCGGATCACCCGCCGCGACAATAGTGCGCGCTCGGATTTCGTCGATCTCTACATCGACACCTTTCATGATCGCCGCAATTGCTATTTCTTCACGCTGACCGCCGCCGGTGTCCAATCCGAGGGCACCGTCTCCAATGACAATTACTTTGATGCCGCCTGGGACTGCATCTGGCAATCCGCTGTGGGCCGCACCGATTCCGGTTGGGTCGCGGAAATCCGTATTCCGTTTCAGAGCATCCGTCACGGCGGTCCGCGCGCCGACGGTTGGGGCCTCAACTTCGCGCGCGTAATCGAACGCAAACATGAAGGCTCGTTCTGGCAGCGCGTCGAGCGCAGTCGCGATTTCCGCGTCAGCGAAATGGGCACGCTCTCCGGTCTCGCCAACATCGCTCCGTCGAATCACGTCGAGTTCCTCCCGCACGTGGTCGGTCGCTGGGATGCCGCGGCCATCCCCCCCGGAACGGAATCCTCCGGCAACTGGCATTCGCAAAACGAGTGGGAGAATCTCGGCCTGTACGCCAAGCTGGTTCCCGCGGCGGCCTGGACCGTCGATCTCGCCTATCAGCCGGATTTCGCGCAGGTCGATATCGACAATGAGGTCATCAACCTCAGCGACTATCCGGTGTATTTGCAGGAGAAACGGCCGTTCTTTCTCGAAGCCAAGGAACTCTTCGACACGGCGCCGATTCAACTGCTTTACACGCGCCGCATTGCCGATCCCGATTACGGCGGGCGCCTGAATGGCCACGCGGGCCGATGCAAGCTCAGTATTCTCGCCGGCCAGAATCGCAGCGCCGGCGGCGTGCTGCAGGATGCGGCGGCCGCGCGCGCGCTCTGGGACGTCGGCAAGCTGAGCAACATCGGCCTCACGGCCACGCATCTCTCCGAGCCCGGTTTCCATGCGAACGCGGTCGAAGCCGAAACGCGCTACAAGTGGACGGCCGACAATTCCGTCAACGTCTCCGGCGCCTATGTCGATCGCCGCGGTGACAACACCGAGCCGTTCATGCTCCAGTACCGCCAAAGTCTCGGTCATCGCTACGTCAATTCGTACGTCAGCTCCTTCTATCGCGGCCCGGATTTCGCGATTAATGATCTGGGCTGGAGTTCTTATTCCAATGTTTTTCAGCAGACGCTGTGGATCGGTCGCGAATATTATCCGAAGCATTTCTTCCTCGAGTCCATCGGCTTCGACCTCAGCACGTTTCACAACGCCCTCACCAACGGCAAGTTCGATCAGGGCGAGGCCAATCTCGGGTTTTACCAGAAGACGCGCGGCCAGAACTGGCTCGGCTTTGGTGCCTCCGTCGGCAAATACACCCGCCGCAAGTACGACGACGCGGGCAGCTCTCACGACAACTTCGGCAACTTCGACATCAACGTTCACCCCGGTAACGGGCAATGGCTCTGGTTCGATTCCGACAATCGCCGCCCCGTCGAACTCCACGTGTACACCGGTCACAACACCTTCCGCGAGGGCAAAGCGTACGACATCAACGCGAACATCGTGGCCAAACCGCGCGGCAATCTCGAAGCGACCCTCGCCAGCAATTTCTCCCGCTTTATCGACGTCATCGACATTCGGGACGGCGCCTTGACCGATTATCACATCTGGCGCCTGAACGCGCGTTGGTCGCCGACCTTGGACATGTCGTTCCGCGCGACGGTCCAATTCCTGAACGACAGCGACCTCCTGCTCACCAATCTGCTCTATGCGTGGAACTGGCGTCCCGGCAGTTGGTGCTATCTTGTCTATGATGAGGCCGACCGCACCGTCCGTCCGCTCACGTACGACACTCCCGGCGCGCGTACCCTCCGCGCCAAAATCACCTACTTCTTCACCGTCGGCTGA